The window TGGACTGGAAGAAATTCATTGTGGAAATCACTTTCGTATTTGGGAGGAAACTTTGCTTATAGAGTTATAGTCAATGCATTGATTTACACTACTGAGTGTGTGTGGgtgttcaaaattttaaatttagatttaaaattaaaattgaatttGAAATTAGATTTGGAAATccgtaaatttaaaattaatgttatgtttagtttgataaaaaaaattgaatttgaaaatttaaaattttacaaaaatatacgtaaatcaatatttaaaacatattatttacattattaaaaaataacaattaattttatcatatattttttttatatcatttcagtgatatatttttattatataaatataaattatatagatttttatataattaattaactacTATTAATAAACAAaaactaaattattaaaataaaataatcaaatataacttttaaatattcaaatttaaattttacgaaataaattattttaaaactaaatattcaacaatatcataattttataaagaaaaaataaattattaattaataaataattatttaataatttaatattcatGACAACTATAAAAATGAATCTTAAGAAtcaaatatacaaaataaaaaataaataaatttgttaTTTAATCCAATCATGACATATAAAAATGATAGAaagataataattaaaaaaaattgttatggATATTTATTTAGGTTTATTCAAATCCAAATCCTATTAAATCTGATTAGTTTTGAGAAAATTTGTTTATACATAATGAAATCCAGTTAAATCCGGTCAAATCCTTTAAAAtccaattatatttttaaaattcaactAACTAAACAATTAAAACTAAGATTTACAAATCTAAATCTCCATAAATCCTCCAAATACTTGCTTTCAAACATAAGGATATGGTTTTTTATTATtagaattaatttatttctttcatgttcttaattatattttttaaaattttaaaatcgttataattttttaaattattagtaaaatatataaaactttaattttttttaaaaaatgataaaaaaaaatatgataattaCTTTATAAACAGAAAAATAATCAGTGATATCAAGATTATTAACAAAGaataaaataagaataatatacTGATATTATGGATGAttgagttttaaaattaaaagtaacaGTATCAACAAAAGTAACAGCAATAATGAAGTAATATTAATTGATAAAATTAAGGTTGAGTACATGTTCAATTATGGAGAAAGAACTTACTAAGCAGGGGTGGAGAACAATGTGGGCAAAGCTGGGCATAAGCCCagcagatttttttttatattttagacCTAGATATACATGTTTAGCCCAAttcaaaaaaaaacaaaaaagaatggattgaattttaaaattcaattaatGTTTAAGGCCCAATTTAAATGGATAATTAAATGTGTAGATTTGAAGCCCAATTCAAAGActtatgagtaggtctcatgtgagatcgtctcacggatcccaatctgtgagacgggtcaaccctacccatatttacaataaaaagtaatactcttagcataaaaagtaatattttttcatggtttatccaaataaagatccgtctcacaaaatacgacctgtgagaccgtctcacacaagtttttacctagaCTTATTAGGTGTAGATTGTAAATCATCATTGGGGAAAAAAAGCAGCCGTTCAAATTCAATTGAAGAAAACGCACGCAAGAGAAAGTTTCCGACAAAATTGAGGAAACAAAATTTCTTCTAGGTTTCAAGGtttgtatttaaaatttatttatatcaaTGATATAGATTATGATTTGTAAATATTATGTTATTATGATTATTGTTGCTTCAACTTTTGCAGTAATTAGGAAACCTTGAAATTAGTATCTATTTTTAGTTGAAAATGTGTAAACATTGAAATTAGtatctattttttatttgttcaaagaataaaaatttgtgaattttttatattaaaaatctaCACGATTTAAGttgtttttttatatttgaattATGCTGAAATTTTGAGATTAAacttttatgattaaaaaatatAGAATTTGCAATTTAAATCGAATTATAACTTATAAATTTCATGTTGATTACAATTTACAGGTGAATATTGCGATGAAGAATAAAAAAATCTTTGATTTcttcaaaaagaaaaatgacgAATCAGCGTCAACAGGTGATTTAAATGAGCCAAATAATGCATCTCCTTTTATTTCAGAACCAGCATCAACAAAAAAACCAAGACTTGAAAATGAGACTCTTAATGAACCACTTCCGAACATCACTTTGCAATATGTTTCTGATCCTGGAATTCGCATCCCAATATTGCAGTATCCCATTGAACTACAAGATGAGGTTAGAAGAGAATATATTGATAAAGGGCCGATTCAGCCTATATATGATTATCCTTTTGCTGAATGTGAAGGTAAAAAACGTAGATTCCAATCTTCTTGGTTTCAGAAATATCCATGGCTTGAATTTTCTATTGAGAAGCAAAGTGCATTTTGTTTCCTTGTTATGTCTTTGACACTAATTCAGCACAATTTGACCCATTCACTGTCAAGGGATTTAAAAATTGGAAAAgagttaattttaaaaattgtccATTCAAGAGACACAAAGGAGATGGGAATTCAAGACATAGCTTTGCTATGAGAAAATGGGGAGACTTGAAAAATCTTAATCAACACATTGATAGAAGATTAGAAAAAACAATCTTCTGAGCAAATTGAACGAAATCGTTTGCTCTTAAAGGTGTCTATAGAAAGTGTGAAGCTTCTTGCAATGCAAGGTTGTGCTTTTAGGGGTcatgatgaatcagttgactcTAAAAATCGTGGACATTATATAGAATTGATCAATTTGTTGGGAAGAATGAATCCAGAAATTGGTAGTATTCTAGAAAAAGCAGCTAAAATGCAAAGTACACATCAGCGGAAATTCAAAGagagattttgaaaattattgcTGGTATTGTGAGAGATAAAATTCGTGAAGAAATTGGAGAAGCCAAATTTTGTATCTTAGTTGATGAAGCAATTGATGAGTCAAATAAAGAACAAATGGCTATCATTTTAAGATATGTTGATCGGGATGGGTTCATTAGAGAACGATTTTTTGAAGTTGTCCACGTTGAAAATACAAGTGCATTAACTTTGAAAAAAGAGATCAGCAATGTATTCAACCAAGTACAATTTGTTGATTGAAAATCTAAGGGGGCAAGGCTATGATGACGCAAGTAACATGCGTGGGGAATGGAATGGACTCCAAGCATTATTTCTTAAAGATTCTTCACATGCTTATTATATTCATTGTTTTGCTCATAGACTACAACTTGCTTTAGTTGCAGTTTCTAAAGAGGTGCATGATGTGTGGCGTTTCTTTTCAACATTAACTTCAGCTATTAATTTTGTTGATTCATCTGCTAAACGTCATTTTCAATTGAAATCTATCCGAAAAGATGAAATTAATGATTTGATAGAATCGGGAGAAATTGACACTGGTACTGGAGCTAATCAAGATTGTTCTTTGATACGAGCTGGAGCTACTCGTTGGAGTTCACATTTCAACTCTGTTAGGAGATTCATTGGTTTGTTTGGTTCAGTGAGTATACTTCTTCAAGATCTTGTTGACAAAGGTCTCAATAGTAACATTCGAGGAGAGGCCAAAGGTTTGTATTTGGATATAAAATCATTTGACTTTGTATTTGTGTTGTTTTTGATGCATGAAGTTTTGGGAATATCAGAAAAGTTGTGTCAGACATTACAGAAAAATGACATAGATATTTTGAATGCTGTGAATTTGGTTTCTACAGCTAGAATAAATCTTCAGCAGATCCGAGATGGTAGATGGgaagaatttctttggagtgtgATTAAGTTTTGTGAAAGTAATGATATTGAGGTACCAGACTTTGATGACTGCTGCACACGAGGTACAAAACGTTCTTGTCagctgaaaaataatataacaGTCCATGATCACTATCATTTTGAAATATTCAACGCAGTAATATATTTTCAGTTGATGGAATTGAACGAGAGATTTCCAGAGAGCACAATGGAACTTCTTACTCTTAGTAATGCTTTGAGTCCCGTTGATGGATTCAGATCATTTTCTCCATGTGACATTTGTTCTCTTGTTGATAAGTTTTACTACCATGATTTCAGTCAAGAAGAAAGAGAAGATTTGATGAGGGAATTAGATCATTATAAGTTTGATGTACCGCATCATGTACAGTTTCAGAATCTTGATTCTTTGCATCATTTGTGCCAAACATTGGCCAGAACAACGAAGTCGGTTATCTATGCTTTAATTGATAGGTTGGTTCGATTGGTTTTGACTCTTCCAGTTTCTACAGCAACTACAGAACGAGCTTTTTCAGGGATGAAACTCATTAAGACGCCATTTCGTAATAAAATGGAAAATGACCTTTTGGCCAATACCATGGTTGTTTATATAGAGAGGGATATTGCTCTGAGTATTTATACAGAAATTTATCATAAACAAGTTTGATGTATTGAAAAATCGCAAAATTCGGCTTAAAAAAGAATTCGGTATGTTCCTTTaacttcttttttatttttattatatgaagttcaaattaatatttaaaaatattctgTCCATCGGAAAAAATATTCCTGGCTACGCCACTGTTACTAAGTAAATACCATAACTCCATTATTCCATCAGattctactttttttttttaattgacaGACTGGCAAGCTTTATAATGGATGGGATGCATGTAGAAAACACCATGTTCTTTGTGttgtatattaatatatttacacATAATAATATAAGAAgtaaatgaaaataataaataaggaataaaaaattttaataatgaaaCTTTCTCAATCTTTCCACAGCAAGACAGGAGTAGAACTGAGTGCTTCAGGTGGATAAGCTTCGACGCTCTCAACCTAGTTCTTATGGCGGTTCTTTCTTCTAATGACCGGCATATCTATGATTCTTTTCTCTCAAAATATTTCTTTGTGCGTCAGTAAAAAAGAACATGTTTTTGGGGGGAGATATACTATTTCACCAATCGAGTCACAAGTATCTAACATATTCATACTTAACGATTTTCCACAAAGTGGTGACGAAACGTATAATTTGTACAATCTTTCTTTCCTCCCGGCTATTCACGCAAGAAGATTGTCGTaggtttaaatttaaaattgggTTGAAGAGATGCATTCTTTCGAGAGGGTGCATCTTCTTCATTTGGAGGTGTTTTTTGACTGTTTGTGAATCATTGACAACCTTTCATAACTATATGTTAAATTGCATCTTCATTGCAAAATATAAGTAGCGTTCTTCACACATTAGTTTGAATCTTTGACAttctattttgataaaaacttataatttctTACTTTGAAAATTCGAGGGAGTGCAAACATCGAAATATGGTGATTATATGTTTTGTATCTTAGAAGGTTAATTCTTTGTGAATCATTTGCACCTTTTGTGGGAGGAATTAATACATTTAAAGATAGCATCAAATTTTTGATGTGTCTAACCTATATATAAATTTCATTGCCCACTTGATTTTCCATAAATTTTTATACAACACTTTGACACGCAAATACGAACAAAATAGGAAGTAATACACAGCCTATTGCATCTCTCGAAGGCTTATCAATTTTGTCATTAGTCTGTTGAATCGTTCAACTACTCCGTGTCCAGGGGAAGTTCATGAAGAGTTACCATCAACAAAGAACGGGAAAAGTTCTAAAATGTCACCAAACAAGCCTAATGGTTACTCGGATTCTGAGATGGAGGTCGAGTTCATACATACAACGAGCTCAAAACAGTGGAAACAGATTGATGAACTTGGGGAATTGATTAATTCTCCGGAGAAAGATGGCTTAATTTGAGTCCTGGACAATCCATACAACATAGGGGCTTTGAGAAAAAAAGGATTGGCAATGAACCATTTGGCTGCAGATATTGATTGATATATCATTCCACTCAAACAGAAATGGGAAAAAAACACGAGGAAATGGGCTCCCAGAATTTGAGCCTCCTATGATGGATGATGGAAGCAATGCTCCGGTAAGAAGTGAAATCGTTATTGAAGAAATTAttgaagaggatgagagaaataagaaaaaaaagcTAATATTTCAGCTTATGAAGCAACAAAATCACATGATCAGCATGATGAGCCAGGGCCATGAAGGCGCTTTAGGCCATTTTTTAAGTTTTGCATCCAATATAAGTAAGAAGTCTGATGCATATATTAGTAGCAGGAAGAAAGCCGTTCATAGAACTTACAACCTTGATCTCGAAAAACCTTGAGTTCCTATTACGTCATGAACTATGACATGAAAAGCTGAGTGCCAACTATTTCCGCATCCTATTTGGTAAAAATCACTAGGGCCTAGCTCTGTGTTTCAAGATGTCAGTATTCGATACTATATATGTTTGTGCCATTTTGTTGAATTCATACGTGTAACCCTTTGACAAGGAATCTGCTGTATTAACCTCAATATTTCAGTGCATGCTTGATATATTTCTGAATCAGTGTAAGAGTTATTTTTTACAGTGAACCCAAGACATCTACAGTTCATTGCAGGAAAACATGTTCCATtaataatagtaaaaaaattGTCATTGGTTTGCACAGTGAGAAGCTTctacaaaacataaaataataGGAAAATCGAGAGAGTAAGTAAATAACGGCTCTTTTATGTGAAAGAGCTTTGGACCTTCGTTCTCAGTAACTTGATCTGGTTTAATATATTactattatttttattcaaaaaa is drawn from Primulina eburnea isolate SZY01 chromosome 10, ASM2296580v1, whole genome shotgun sequence and contains these coding sequences:
- the LOC140803645 gene encoding uncharacterized protein: MKNKKIFDFFKKKNDESASTGDLNEPNNASPFISEPASTKKPRLENETLNEPLPNITLQYVSDPGIRIPILQYPIELQDEVRREYIDKGPIQPIYDYPFAECEAQFDPFTVKGFKNWKRVSIESVKLLAMQGCAFRGHDESVDSKNRGHYIELINLLGRMNPEIGSILEKAAKMQSTHQRKFKERF
- the LOC140803646 gene encoding uncharacterized protein, giving the protein MYSTKYNLLIENLRGQGYDDASNMRGEWNGLQALFLKDSSHAYYIHCFAHRLQLALVAVSKEVHDVWRFFSTLTSAINFVDSSAKRHFQLKSIRKDEINDLIESGEIDTGTGANQDCSLIRAGATRWSSHFNSVRRFIGLFGSVSILLQDLVDKGLNSNIRGEAKGLYLDIKSFDFVFVLFLMHEVLGISEKLCQTLQKNDIDILNAVNLVSTARINLQQIRDGRWEEFLWSVIKFCESNDIEVPDFDDCCTRGTKRSCQLKNNITVHDHYHFEIFNAVIYFQLMELNERFPESTMELLTLSNALSPVDGFRSFSPCDICSLVDKFYYHDFSQEEREDLMRELDHYKFDVPHHVQFQNLDSLHHLCQTLARTTKSVIYALIDRLVRLVLTLPVSTATTERAFSGMKLIKTPFRNKMENDLLANTMVVYIERDIALREVHEELPSTKNGKSSKMSPNKPNGYSDSEMEILIDISFHSNRNGKKTRGNGLPEFEPPMMDDGSNAPVRSEIVIEEIIEEDERNKKKKLIFQLMKQQNHMISMMSQGHEGALGHFLSFASNISKKSDAYISSRKKAVHRTYNLDLEKP